In a single window of the Cucumis melo cultivar AY chromosome 11, USDA_Cmelo_AY_1.0, whole genome shotgun sequence genome:
- the LOC103497345 gene encoding translation initiation factor IF3-1, mitochondrial isoform X1, translated as MALFCRISQSKLKSFLDQFKRHYFQISHSAALDSRRTTNHVYRYEGRIPRRPADFADNFRFYAAPVQFQGNAKKEEKDKSGPRLNDKIKADFVRLVSDDGHTILPLREALERARELKLDLVEVQQKANPPVCKLMDFHREKYKKQIREKDRVKSKVELVMKKAGHKEVRFTGKTEEKDLKMKADMVKRLMERGYRVKCTARGDENQDLGALLSRLSAMIEDVALVESGPSVEKGQAFIIVRHVKFGPSKKGGGSKASKVAANAEQKVQNGSTPPISAVDPEDDAESSEETTWRVDGTSDCDEAFDLKDDRDVITSTTATKKMNVVSDRDVPDSGRTSSVPLFREDSSIKIDNRPKKIEPMNRFQPPNVTDRYSQGARDSLRSGPQIREPMNRFQPPNVTDRYSQGARDSLRSEPQIREPMNRFQPPNVTDRYSRGARDSLRSEPQIRDQRWHPPPNTNFSPTMRETRQYDNNTSVSRNINHSSNATSKPGPSHHTDSSPSKTSFGIFSSPNSNAPGKQDPPATGYQGNRGPPYTRSTNPNAPGVAENTKFPITNSEDNSNKGQKSWGIFSK; from the exons ATGGCATTATTCTGTAGAATAAGCCAATCCAAGCTCAAGTCCTTTTTGGATCAATTCAAGAGACATTACTTTCAAATCTCTCACTCTGCTGCGCTCGATTCTCGTCGTACCACGAATCATGTTTATCGGTATGAAGGGCGGATTCCCCGTAGACCAGCTGATTTTGCCGATAATTTTAGGTTTTATGCTGCTCCGGTTCAG TTTCAAGGTAATGCGAAGAAGGAAGAGAAGGACAAGAGTGGGCCGCGACTTAATGATAAAATTAAGGCTGACTTTGTGAGGCTTGTATCTGATGATG GACATACAATTCTTCCACTACGTGAAGCTCTTGAACGTGCTCGTGAGCTCAAGCTTGATTTGGTTGAG GTCCAACAAAAAGCTAATCCACCCGTGTGTAAACTCATGGACTTCCACAGGGAGAAGTACAAAAAGCAAATAAGGGAAAAGGATCGTGTGAAAAGCAAG GTTGAATTGGTTATGAAAAAGGCCGGACACAAAGAAGTTCGCTTCACGGGGAAAACT GAGGAGAAGGACCTAAAGATGAAAGCTGATATGGTAAAGCGATTGATGGAACGTGGTTACCGTGTGAAG TGTACTGCCAGGGGCGATGAGAATCAGGACTTAGGCGCCTTGTTATCTCGTCTCTCTGCCATG ATAGAGGATGTGGCGCTGGTGGAAAGTGGACCGAGTGTGGAAAAAGGGCAGGCATTTATTATAGTCAGGCATGTTAAATTTGGCCCCTCGAAGAAAGGAGGCGGCAGTAAAGCATCGAAAGTTGCTGCAAATGCGGAACAGAAGGTTCAAAATGGCTCCACCCCTCCGATTTCAGCCGTGGATCCTGAAGATGATGCTGAGAGTTCTGAAGAAACTACCTGGAGAGTTGATGGTACTAGTGATTGTGACGAAGCGTTTGACTTGAAAGATGATAGAGATGTGATTACCTCAACAACCGCTACCAAGAAAATGAATGTTGTTTCAGACAGGGATGTTCCTGATTCTGGTAGAACCAGCTCAGTTCCACTCTTTCGAGAAGATTCTTCCATCAAAATTGATAATAGACCCAAAAAGATCGAACCTATGAACCGTTTCCAACCACCAAATGTAACTGACCGCTACAGCCAAGGTGCTAGAGATTCACTCCGATCAGGACCCCAGATTCGCGAACCTATGAACCGTTTCCAACCACCAAATGTAACAGACCGCTACAGCCAAGGTGCTAGAGATTCACTCCGATCAGAACCCCAGATTCGCGAACCAATGAATCGTTTCCAACCACCAAATGTAACAGACCGCTACAGCCGAGGTGCTAGAGATTCACTCCGATCAGAACCCCAAATTCGCGATCAGAGGTGGCACCCTCCTCCAAATACAAACTTCTCACCCACGATGAGAGAAACCAGACAATATGATAACAATACTTCTGTATCAAGAAACATCAACCATTCTTCAAATGCGACATCGAAACCTGGTCCATCTCATCATACCGATTCAAGTCCATCCAAAACTAGCTTTGGGATCTTCAGTTCTCCAAACTCCAATGCTCCTGGGAAGCAAGATCCTCCAGCCACAGGTTATCAAGGGAATCGAGGGCCTCCATACACACGTTCGACCAATCCTAATGCACCTGGAGTTGCAGAAAATACAAAGTTTCCAATAACGAACTCGGAGGACAATTCAAATAAGGGACAGAAAAGTTGGGGAATTTTCAGCAAGTAG
- the LOC103497345 gene encoding translation initiation factor IF3-1, mitochondrial isoform X2 — protein sequence MLWKFQGNAKKEEKDKSGPRLNDKIKADFVRLVSDDGHTILPLREALERARELKLDLVEVQQKANPPVCKLMDFHREKYKKQIREKDRVKSKVELVMKKAGHKEVRFTGKTEEKDLKMKADMVKRLMERGYRVKCTARGDENQDLGALLSRLSAMIEDVALVESGPSVEKGQAFIIVRHVKFGPSKKGGGSKASKVAANAEQKVQNGSTPPISAVDPEDDAESSEETTWRVDGTSDCDEAFDLKDDRDVITSTTATKKMNVVSDRDVPDSGRTSSVPLFREDSSIKIDNRPKKIEPMNRFQPPNVTDRYSQGARDSLRSGPQIREPMNRFQPPNVTDRYSQGARDSLRSEPQIREPMNRFQPPNVTDRYSRGARDSLRSEPQIRDQRWHPPPNTNFSPTMRETRQYDNNTSVSRNINHSSNATSKPGPSHHTDSSPSKTSFGIFSSPNSNAPGKQDPPATGYQGNRGPPYTRSTNPNAPGVAENTKFPITNSEDNSNKGQKSWGIFSK from the exons ATGCTATGGAAGTTTCAAGGTAATGCGAAGAAGGAAGAGAAGGACAAGAGTGGGCCGCGACTTAATGATAAAATTAAGGCTGACTTTGTGAGGCTTGTATCTGATGATG GACATACAATTCTTCCACTACGTGAAGCTCTTGAACGTGCTCGTGAGCTCAAGCTTGATTTGGTTGAG GTCCAACAAAAAGCTAATCCACCCGTGTGTAAACTCATGGACTTCCACAGGGAGAAGTACAAAAAGCAAATAAGGGAAAAGGATCGTGTGAAAAGCAAG GTTGAATTGGTTATGAAAAAGGCCGGACACAAAGAAGTTCGCTTCACGGGGAAAACT GAGGAGAAGGACCTAAAGATGAAAGCTGATATGGTAAAGCGATTGATGGAACGTGGTTACCGTGTGAAG TGTACTGCCAGGGGCGATGAGAATCAGGACTTAGGCGCCTTGTTATCTCGTCTCTCTGCCATG ATAGAGGATGTGGCGCTGGTGGAAAGTGGACCGAGTGTGGAAAAAGGGCAGGCATTTATTATAGTCAGGCATGTTAAATTTGGCCCCTCGAAGAAAGGAGGCGGCAGTAAAGCATCGAAAGTTGCTGCAAATGCGGAACAGAAGGTTCAAAATGGCTCCACCCCTCCGATTTCAGCCGTGGATCCTGAAGATGATGCTGAGAGTTCTGAAGAAACTACCTGGAGAGTTGATGGTACTAGTGATTGTGACGAAGCGTTTGACTTGAAAGATGATAGAGATGTGATTACCTCAACAACCGCTACCAAGAAAATGAATGTTGTTTCAGACAGGGATGTTCCTGATTCTGGTAGAACCAGCTCAGTTCCACTCTTTCGAGAAGATTCTTCCATCAAAATTGATAATAGACCCAAAAAGATCGAACCTATGAACCGTTTCCAACCACCAAATGTAACTGACCGCTACAGCCAAGGTGCTAGAGATTCACTCCGATCAGGACCCCAGATTCGCGAACCTATGAACCGTTTCCAACCACCAAATGTAACAGACCGCTACAGCCAAGGTGCTAGAGATTCACTCCGATCAGAACCCCAGATTCGCGAACCAATGAATCGTTTCCAACCACCAAATGTAACAGACCGCTACAGCCGAGGTGCTAGAGATTCACTCCGATCAGAACCCCAAATTCGCGATCAGAGGTGGCACCCTCCTCCAAATACAAACTTCTCACCCACGATGAGAGAAACCAGACAATATGATAACAATACTTCTGTATCAAGAAACATCAACCATTCTTCAAATGCGACATCGAAACCTGGTCCATCTCATCATACCGATTCAAGTCCATCCAAAACTAGCTTTGGGATCTTCAGTTCTCCAAACTCCAATGCTCCTGGGAAGCAAGATCCTCCAGCCACAGGTTATCAAGGGAATCGAGGGCCTCCATACACACGTTCGACCAATCCTAATGCACCTGGAGTTGCAGAAAATACAAAGTTTCCAATAACGAACTCGGAGGACAATTCAAATAAGGGACAGAAAAGTTGGGGAATTTTCAGCAAGTAG